GTGGCTAGTTCACACTTAAAAGTAAACACAGGGATCCAGAAGCAACTAAGATTATGGTCTCCATTAGTGAGTGAGATGGTTCGAAACATCGTATCTTTTACCTCTCAGACCCTTGGAAGACTTCTTTAGAGCACACATAACACTACAAATACTTCTTCGCGATTTTGAGCGATTTTCATTAGGTTGCCACATGTTGAAAGATAGGATACTGTGATAATAAGCCATAATAGGATCCATAATAGGATCATAATCAAAGTCAGTAACGGTTAGTCTTTTCTGTATTAATAAAATGGTTGGTTAAACAATGAGAATGGCACATGATGTCATGGGCCATGGTGACAACGTGACACTGGGTTGGGTTTAATTTTTGTGAAAGGATCCTGAGAGCCTACTGTTCTTGTTGGATACTGGACTTCTGTGGTCAGTACCAGAATGTGTGTTCAGGCCTAGCACCAAGTCAACGCATGTTAACCTGAGTTAAGGTGTGCAGTAAAGCTCAACGgcgatacatttttttttagatgTCATGGGCCTCGTCGAGTCAGCGTCAGAAAGTTACCTTCCATTCAGTCTGCATAAGCTACATGGGCATactattagctttactgcttcaTAGCCTACAGCATACCGATTAGGCTAGGCAATCAAAATGATTATACTACGGTTATGTATAGTAGCCTATAAACCATGTCAGGAAATAGACTGCATCGTGTCGTGTCTCACCCTATTAGGTTACCGTGACTTTCTCATGCAGATGTGATGCGACTAAGACGCGTCGTTTCTTGTATTTTTCCCACAGTGACATAGCTTACCATGTGTGTCCTTATAGGAGGGCAAGCTTATGTCTTGCAGCACGTCGCTCCATCCTTCCTCCTCTGCCTGCGTGCTGGAGACGGAGCCGGGAGGACCGCAGTTATGACTACTCCCTGAATCACCTGCCCGGACATCATCCGCGTTGGTTTCCGTGGTGTAGTTATCCGAATTAGAATCAGCCGAGGTGCTGTAGAAAGGGTTGTCGCTGCTGTCGTCGCCCGACTCCCCGAACACATCGTCTGAAATTTGCAAGCTCTCGTAGCGGGAACGGGCCGCTTCTAGAAGTGACAGCGCCTTTCTCCCGCACTCAGCCATCGCTCGATGATCGCCTCTAGTAATTTAGAGCGGCCGCAATTCGGCATGCAACTGACCACCTTTGAAACAAACCTTCGAGATGTGCAAAGCTTAGCCTACTGTCCACTCCCTCTGCTCGTTAAACCGCTCTGTTGGTAACGCCGACTTCAGAGCAGGTGCTTGGCTGCGCGTTTAAAAAGAATCTCATGGAACACGCGTGGGCAGGAGAGAGGAGCTGTCCCCACCAAGGGTACTGAAATCACCCCCACCATACGACGAGAGACCTTAAAGTATCAATATTTATCACAGCGCCGAGCATCCGGGACTGGGCGTGCTGTCCCTTACTGTAGACGACTCAATGAATCGCCGGCCTCCCCAGGAATCACCTGACccggttttttttttattctgcccAATGGCAGTGATGTTTGACATTAACGTCAAACCTTCAGTAATGCTGAAGGAATAGGCTATGCTTTTATCCAGATATATTCCGCGTAGGCTAGTTTAGCCTACAGCATAGGGTCATTTTTATGTTATGTTTAAATTAGGTTTGTTGTGTTATAGATTATGTTAATGAATGTCATTATGTCAAGTGTGTCTTGATTATTCAGAAGTTTATACGACCTATACCATTTTGTTCCCTACTGTATAAAATTGAAATGACCTTGGTAGAGAGgtcagtaggctaggcctatgggAGGGGTTTAACTCATAGTAgtctagaaaaaaaaaggtgTTCCATTGCCAGCGACTCGGCTACTAGTCACATTAGTACTAGTGttctatatacagtctatgactAGTCAACACTGCATTAATTCTGGCGCCCAGCAGGGTACGCCATGTCATTGCGTTCATTTTCTCTGAGTATTCTGTTCTTACTCGTTGGTATAGGCTTATGCCATGTTTGCGGAAGTGAAGTCAAATTGCTTCCCGACTGTTCCCGACACGCAAAAGATGAGGTAGCATAGTTTAAACCAGGAACCATATCAAACGTCAACTTATTTCATAGAGATTCAGGTTTCTTGAAGAACTATGAATCTTCCTAAGGGACCCGATTCGCTTTGTTTTGACAAAGACGAATTTATGAAGGTAAGACATGATCATGTATGCTAGACTGTAAATATGCTAACCAGCTAGTAAGTTATCATGAATACAACGAGACCAGTAGCTAAATCTCATCGTTAGATACCATCGAGCTAAAGTCTCTCACATTAAATAATGTTCCCTCGTACAACTATTACGCACGTGAGCGTGTGCTATTTGACTGATCAGATGATGCTAAAATATAGAGTTTACAGTCATACGAAGGAGCGACAAATGAGAGATAACGTTAATGCTGAATGAATGTCACTGAAGTGTCAGTGGAGTAGCTAGCAGCTGATCACTGCAAAAGCGAGGCTTAGATGTGCGATAAATGAATGCAGTTGCTTTTCAGTTGCACGTTACACGACTGTCTGCCTCGAACAAGTTAGCATTGCCTCAGAGTCAAGATGTCATAGTGAAATGCATGTGTCATAGGATGACTTCGACGTGGATCGCTTCGTTTCGGAGTGCAGGAAACGCGTGTCTTTGGAGGAGATGCGTGAAGACCTGGAGTTCTACTACAAGCTCCTCAAAACAGCAATGGTTGAACTCATCAACAAAGACTATGCAGACTTTGTCAACCTTTCCACCAACCTTGTGAGTGTCTGGATTCAATCCAATCATTGGCATACTTACTGACAGTCACCATTACAAACAGATGGTTTTCATGTCCACAAGTCAGAATCTCTCTCATGGGCATGTCATGTCAGAAAGTGACATAGTCTGAGTGCATTTTCTGGTTTGTGAATTTTATTTTCATCCATGTTTATCTTGTAGGTTGGAATGGATAAAGCCCTAAACCAGCTGTCTGTACCCTTGGGCCAGTTAAGAGAAGAAGTGCTGGTACTGTTTCCATCCAGTTCTTTCATATGTACTTTTGCCTTGTGGAGTAgattaaaacacaaaaaagcacACATGATGACATTAAACTACCTAATTGCATGAACATACATGAAAATTAACATCAGCATTTAGACGAGCTCTATTGGATACCAATGGCATATGTCACTTGTGCATCTAACAGAGCCTTAGGACATCGGTCCATGAAGTCATCGAAGCCATAGACACCCTGTTATCCAAACAAGACGATATTCAAAGGAAAAAGGTTGGCTGTCTTTCTCATATTTCATTTGGTTGTGATTTCTTGATGTTGTGGTAGACATTTTGGTTTGTTGATATCCCTATTTATGCCATGCCAATTTAGCACTAAAAGTTGATCAGTAATTAACTTTACACTCTGCTGCAGATGTGCGTGATGAGACTCATCCAAGTGGTGAGATCAGTTGAGAAGATAGAAAAGATTCTCCACACTCAGAACTCCAAAGACAACACCTCTCTTGAGACAAGCAGGTAAGGCTATCAGATACTGTCCATTGGCAGgaactgtatatttacattgagcCCATATTGCTTTCCTTCACCTAACTGTGTCAAATACTTTGAATCACCACAGTTTAGCTGAGTAGCATAGAAGTAAAAAGCAAAGACCATCAAAATGCTATTACTAAAATAAAGATCCATATAAATATCCAAGGACCCAGTTACAATAAATGGAACCAGCCTTATCACATGTCAAGGACAAGTTTATGTTATGACTAGTATGCAAGGTGACAAAACATCTAATAATTTGTTCCTGATATTTTCATGCAGCCCTCTTGTAGCTGGGCAGATTCTGGAGCGGATTGCCACTGAGTTTAACCAGCTGCAGTTCCATGCAGTCCAGAGCAAAGGCATGCCTCTTTTGGACAAAGTGCGGCCGGTGAGCATgccctcaaacaaacaaaaaagttttAAATATGTACATCTTTCTCTGGCTTGCACCAGTTCCTGTCTGTTATTCAGAAGTACAGTTTACGACAACATTCTTAAAGACCAATAGGAGACTTTTAACATTCAGCAAGAATATCCCTAAAATGTAGTGAAGTTTAGTAATGAATATGACTGGCCTTGAATCTTAAACTCTAGAAGTGATGGTATTACTCTGCTATTGGGTTTGAACTCCTGTCTGCGTGTTCATGTTCATGTCTGGTTGTGCTGTGTCTGTCTCAGAGGATAGCAGGCATCACGGCTATGCTCCAGCAGTCTCTAGAGGGACTCCTGATTCAGGGGCTTCAGACCTCCAATATGGATATCGTGCGGCACTGCCTGCGTACCTACGCCACCATCGACAAGACCCGGGACGCAGAAGCCCTGGTGGGCCAGGTCATGGTGAAGCCCTACATGGATGAGGTACTTCCAGCAGTTGATTCAGATACAATTGGAAGTTGTTGATCACTTATCATCAAGGATATAATTCAACACTTGGAACATATGGTATGCTCAGCCTTGCCTTGCCCATGAATATGGAATCTATCAGTACCTCAGTAAATTCTAAAAATGATCTATGACATGTCAGCTGTGCATGTTCTTTTGAATTAGGGCACCCAGTACATTACTCCCCAGTGTGTCATGGTCTGCAGTTAAGTATCCCCATGTTGACTCCAATGACACAGTTCCTCACTGCGCTCTCCTCTGCCGCCCCTTGCAGATCATAAGTGAGCAGTTTGTGAAGTCCAGCCCCAGTGGCCTGCAGATGATGTACACCAAGCTGCTGGAGTTTGTGCCCCACCGCTGCAGGCTGCTCAGGGAGGTGACAGGAGGAGCCATATCCAGGTGTGTGCAGACAGGTAGCTCACCTGTGGGCAGGAACTGACAACAGACACCTGAGCTTTCCCTCTGATATATGTAGATATACACACTGCCGTTCAAAAGTGTgaggtcacttagaaatgtctattccactccattatagacagaataccagctgagatcagttgcattgttttttttcatcagggcagcagttttcagattacattatgtgcttatgATTGCAGAAGGgctctccaatgttttctcagttagccttttaaaattatatcagattagcaaacagaatgtgcctttggaacattggatgaatggttgctgataatgggcaatgtagatattgcattaaagatcagccatttttttctacaacagtcatttaTAACATTAATGAtaaaaacaaggacatttctaagtgaccccaaacttttgaacggtagtgtaTGCATTTgatagatatatatacatacattcataGGGAGTGTCAGTCCATTTGAAGGACCTCTACTTTAGTGTTGTCATGTAAGAACATCAGTAAGTCTGCTTTGAAATATTTTCTAAAATCGAGACATAAAATACCTTTGCCTTTTCTACATTCAATATGTGAGATTTGAGGCTAGAATGCAATTTGCATCCTAGAATAAACATGATTTACTTGCACATCCAATACATGGTAAGTGCATTGGTAAGTAATTTTAATGTCTCAGGGTTTTTGTTTTAAGTGATAGCTGGGCAGTGGTTATGTGCTTTGTAAAGTTGCACTCATTCATCAAGTTGACATTCACTGTTTATGTAATTCAAATATTAATTTCAGTGTTGGCTTGGCATAAAAGGTCATAATGCAGCAGCTGGTGTGCTCTGTGCACACTGTAGTGTAGATACTGCCCTACGTGCCCTCCTCCTGTGCAGATCTTGCCCTATGTGCCCTCCTCCTGTGCAGATATTGCCCTATGTGCCCTCCTCCTGTGCAGATATTGCCCTACGTGCCCTCCTCCTGTGCACACTGTAGTGTAGATACTGCCCTACGTGCCCTCCTCCTGTGCAGATATTGCCCTATGTGCCCTCCTCCTGTGCACACTGTAGTGTAGATACTGCCCTACGTGCCCTCCTCCTGTGCAGATATTGCCCTATGTGCCCTCCTCCTGTGCACACTGTAGTGTAGATACTGCCCTATGTGCCCTCCTCCTGTGCACACTGTAGTGCAGATACTGCCCTATGTGCCCTCCTCCTGTGCACACTGTAGTGTAGATACTGCCCTATGTGCCCACCTCCTGTGCTTGCCCATTGGAAGCCCTTTCAATGGCTGCTTCTCTCTCCCCAGTGACAAAGCTGACATTGTGCCTGGCTATGACTTCCTGGTGAATTCGGTATGGCCTGAGATGATAAAGGCCGTTGAGGAGAGGCTCCCTTTTCTCTTCAATCCTGGCAACCCGGACGTCTTCTACGAGGTTAGAGACACGCGTGACTGGCATTCCCACACATGGCCTTCCACCACTTTGGAAGGAGAGATATTGTGCATGTATGATGTTATAATATGTTGTGTACACAAAAACTCCAAAGATATGATGCAATAAAACATAATAGAATTCATGAGCACATGTAGAGTTAGTACTGCAAAAAACATCAAACCACTCAAGGTCCAAATCCAACTTTTTACCACATAGACTTCTGGGATTGACGGACTATTATATTGCTTTTGACTTGGCTCTTATATGCCTTATATTTGGATGAGTAAGAATGTTTCATGATGTGATGTAGTCGtgactcactctttctctttctctctctttctttctctcccctcccctcccctcctatgACAGAGGTACGCCATCACCATGGACTTTGTGGGGAAGTTCGAGCGTCAGTGTGGCTCGCAGGCGAGCGTCAAGCGACTGCGCGCGCACCCCTCCTACCAGAGCTTCCACAACAAGTGGAACCTGCCCGTCTACTTCCAGCTCAGGTGGGTGAGGTCCTCCTACTCCAGCCTTCTTGTGCCTCCTGCTCATCCTGCTGCTGGGTTCGGCTCGGTGTCAGCTCAGTGTCAGCTCAGTGTCGGCTCAGTGTCGGCTGGCGCTTGGCTCTGCTCCAGACCTCCCTGTGTAAACATCCTGGGGTGGAGCTTGCACGGTTGGTCAAAGATTAGAGCTAATGGTGGAGTGCACAGCAATTTTAAATTCCATTGAAAAAGAATTGATCTTGGGACATGTAGTTTTGTCCGTGATTAACTACAATAGCTCCACCTCCCTGTACAGAGATTGTTCACTGTTCTCCCATAAAAATCTTCTCCCATCCGTTTCCAGCCATTTATCTCATGGCTTTTttactcacattctctctcttttccttccccAACTAATGTGCTCCTTATCAtactttctctatttctctctctctctctctcctcctctaaatATAAGTTGGAAAGTCTATACagataagtaagtaagtaagaatTTGTAAGCCCCTGTATGTGTTCTGCAGTGGCACATGAATAGCAAGACTGACTGGAAGGCAgcatttttctctcttctccttttaaCTTGTTCCAAAAGGCCTCCAGCTCACCCAGTGCTAGAGAGAAGATAGCCATATAGATGCAGTCCTCCAGTCTCTCTGTCTATATGGAGCAAAGCCACAGAGAGACCTATGCTGATGTGTTTTCTCTGTATTGCAAATGGGCTCTATGACTCAACTCTGTTGCTCTCTGCGTGAGAATACCAATGCAGTGCACCAGATTATAGACCTCATCATAGATCCCCGGGCTGCTTCTTTGCGGTATATCCAGTCCTGTGGGGTGCTATTTTAAGTGATTGATGTTAGCCCGCTATACACTTTATGAACAGCAGGCTTATTGCCTGCTGCTGACTGGATTTATTTGCTGCCGGCTAGGTGGAATTAGTTTCTGGGCTTGTGATTCTCAGAAGTCCAAATAGCCAAGAATGGGCTCAGATTCCCTTATAGTTCAGTATAGTGGTTAGTGATGATATTTCCAATTAAATTAAGTACAGGGTATCTTCAGTACCTGAGTGATAAAGTATGGACATTGAAATCAGAGATGTATATTGATCTAATAGTTTGTTCTAATAGTAgcttaatgttatttatttagctATTAatagctgttgttgtttttctaaA
This genomic stretch from Alosa sapidissima isolate fAloSap1 chromosome 16, fAloSap1.pri, whole genome shotgun sequence harbors:
- the cog2 gene encoding conserved oligomeric Golgi complex subunit 2 — protein: MNLPKGPDSLCFDKDEFMKDDFDVDRFVSECRKRVSLEEMREDLEFYYKLLKTAMVELINKDYADFVNLSTNLVGMDKALNQLSVPLGQLREEVLSLRTSVHEVIEAIDTLLSKQDDIQRKKMCVMRLIQVVRSVEKIEKILHTQNSKDNTSLETSSPLVAGQILERIATEFNQLQFHAVQSKGMPLLDKVRPRIAGITAMLQQSLEGLLIQGLQTSNMDIVRHCLRTYATIDKTRDAEALVGQVMVKPYMDEIISEQFVKSSPSGLQMMYTKLLEFVPHRCRLLREVTGGAISSDKADIVPGYDFLVNSVWPEMIKAVEERLPFLFNPGNPDVFYERYAITMDFVGKFERQCGSQASVKRLRAHPSYQSFHNKWNLPVYFQLRYKEIAGSLENAIADGLDAAPVGSVYHLQVSQVLWGCVCRCWAERIYLAPLAHRFWKLTLQLLARYAKCVTEVLTKTPSTETPKDPVRPLPSSASSTSSRTSQDADSESGGPASLSTKQLVFIAADVDKLQEQIPQISEMIRERLEAIGFKNFPIVSEALEDSKASLSSCLPTLSARMTQHLTERCFRFLKSASEVPRLYRRTNKEVPTRASAYMDNALRPLHQLVSDSRDLVKAVLMQEWLRVTLSDCTHRYYETISDVLSSVRKMEESLKRLKQARKTTAASTSGNNGGPSDDSKIRLQLALDVEYLGEQIQKMGLEPADISMFSSLLDLVREARDLAAAE